The nucleotide sequence CTTATTGAGCGATAGGCTCTTATCCGGCACCACCAGATCCGCATCGATCTCCATCAGAGTGCCCAGTCCGTTGCAGGTAGGGCATGCGCCATAGGGCGAGTTGAAAGAGAACAGTCGCGGCGAAGGCTCTTCATAAGAGAGGCCGCAATCGAGGCAGGCGTACTGTTCGCTGAACAGCAGCTCCTGTCGGCCGATTACGTCGATGATGACGATGCCGGATGCAAGTCCCAGCGCAGTCTCGATAGAGTCGGTGAGCCGCGATTGGATTCTGGGATTGATGATCAGCCGGTCGACGACGATCTCGACGTTGTGCTTTTTGTTTTTGTCGAGTTTGATCTCCTTGTCCAGTTCTAAAAGTTCGCCGTCCACGCGGACGCGCACATAGCCGTCGCGCCGCGCTCCTTCAAACAGTTCGCGGTATTCGCCCTTGCGGCCGCGCACAATGGGCGCCAGAACCTGGATGCGGCTCTCCTGCGGCAACGTCATCACCTGGTCGACGATCTGCTGGATGGTTTGGCGTTCGATCTTTTTACCGCAGCGGTGGCAATAGGGAATGCCGATGCGCGCGTAAAGCAAACGCAGGTAATCATAGATCTCGGTAACGGTGCCCACAGTGGAGCGGGGATTGCGGCCGGTGGAGCGCTGTTCGATGGAGATGGCCGGCGACAAGCCTTCGATATAATCCACATCCGGTTTTTCCATCAGCCCGAGAAACTGGCGCGCATAGGCGGACAGGGATTCCACATAGCGGCGCTGCCCTTCGGCGTACAGCGTATCGAAGGCCAGAGACGATTTGCCGGATCCGGAGAGGCCGGTGATTACCACCACTTTGTTCCGGGGAATCTCCAGGCTGATGTTTTTCAGATTGTGTTCGCGTGCGCCGCGGATGATGATTTTATCTTTTTCGGCCATAAAAATTTTTAATCCTTGCTGGTTTTACCTGGTGCTCTTCGGATTGCAGCGGTCCAGCAGAACCGTTGCCGCATTGCAAGCGCCGGCGTCGGTGCTGCGCGAGCGGTCGGGCTGGATGGGTCCCGTAGCCGAAGCGGCAGACCTGAACGGCCTGTACTGCGCACCGGTTTTATTACTGTGGTCCAGTGTCACCGCAGAGTCCGGTCAGAAGGCGTGATGGGAAAGCGTTAATCTACAAAATTCTCACTATTATTAAAAGTCACTTTTTTCGCCCCGGCGACGGGATCGATAAAAAAGGTTGATATTTTATGAAAATAATCGTAGAATCTGAATAAAATTCAGTCATTTCATCATTAGGAGAGAAGAATGAAGCGAATGATCGTGTTGGTGGCTCTGTTTGTGCTGAGCGCCTGGGCCGGCGCACAGACTGTGGCCGAACATCTGGCAGCCGGGGACGCGGCCTATGAGCGCTATGACAACGCCGGGGCGCTGAAACACTATCAGGCAGCCTGGAAAGTGGATTCCACCGACTGCGAGGCGTTGTGGAAGATCGCCCGCAGCCATATCGACATCGGCGAGCTGGCCGATGAGAAAACACAAAAGGTGAATTATTACGAGGGTGAAAAGTTCGCCCGCGCCGCTGTGCGGCACTGTCCGAACAGTGCGGATGCGCATTTAATGCTGGCTGTCTCCGTCGGCCGCGTTGCGCTCATGGTGGGCGGCAAAAAGAAAGTCGAGCTCTCCAAGGAGGTCAAGGCGGAAGCGGAGAAAGCGCTGGAGCTGGATCCCAACAAGGACATCGCTCATCATGTGCTGGCACGCTGGCATCGCGAAGTCACTCATCTC is from bacterium and encodes:
- a CDS encoding excinuclease ABC subunit UvrA; the protein is MAEKDKIIIRGAREHNLKNISLEIPRNKVVVITGLSGSGKSSLAFDTLYAEGQRRYVESLSAYARQFLGLMEKPDVDYIEGLSPAISIEQRSTGRNPRSTVGTVTEIYDYLRLLYARIGIPYCHRCGKKIERQTIQQIVDQVMTLPQESRIQVLAPIVRGRKGEYRELFEGARRDGYVRVRVDGELLELDKEIKLDKNKKHNVEIVVDRLIINPRIQSRLTDSIETALGLASGIVIIDVIGRQELLFSEQYACLDCGLSYEEPSPRLFSFNSPYGACPTCNGLGTLMEIDADLVVPDKSLSLNK